The Calditrichota bacterium genome window below encodes:
- a CDS encoding Do family serine endopeptidase has product MIYRQSGPRRLLYTLLFAAVCFGAGFMLATGWETPTRLTAGPTTPTALPAASGSSLAPLVNANGESPFVRVAEIVKPTVVNITAEKTLAGHPAVPFDMFDWGPFFNQPPRGRSRGRVPQVTSGGSGIIVSAEGYILTNNHVISDATSITVKFSDKTSMPAKVIGNDRETDVALIKVEGSIPSEMVANLGNSDDIRIGDWAIAVGNPFGLDWTVTVGVISARGRSGLNISGEGGPSYQDFIQTDASINFGNSGGPLVDIQGRVVGINTAINAQGQGIGFAIPINLARKVMNQLIASGEVKRGYLGVVPNELDDLKREALGVDAKVKGVMVDDVQVGTPADKGGLKGGDIIIALDGRPVEDVTDFRFRIADHPPGDNLDIIVLRGGREKSLSIKLADRRDYIAAATPPALRGDRYWLGIEVAPLKSDGDDESWEPDQTKGVRVTGVLEDSPADGLIAPGDVIVEVGGMEIASLEDYKAAVEKLKERKKAIPFWVLREGRRTFVPVRPG; this is encoded by the coding sequence ATGATCTACCGTCAATCCGGTCCTCGCCGGTTACTCTATACACTTCTCTTCGCTGCAGTCTGCTTCGGCGCGGGATTCATGCTTGCTACCGGGTGGGAGACACCGACCCGGTTGACCGCCGGACCGACGACTCCGACGGCGCTTCCAGCAGCGTCCGGCAGCAGCCTTGCGCCGCTGGTCAATGCAAACGGTGAAAGCCCCTTCGTCCGGGTTGCGGAGATCGTCAAGCCGACGGTCGTCAACATCACCGCCGAGAAGACCCTTGCGGGACATCCCGCCGTGCCGTTCGACATGTTCGACTGGGGGCCATTCTTCAATCAACCGCCGCGCGGACGTTCGCGTGGACGGGTGCCTCAGGTTACGAGCGGCGGCTCGGGCATCATCGTCTCCGCGGAAGGCTACATCCTCACCAACAACCACGTCATCTCCGACGCGACATCGATCACAGTGAAGTTTTCCGATAAGACCTCGATGCCGGCCAAGGTGATCGGCAACGACCGCGAAACCGACGTTGCGCTGATAAAGGTCGAGGGCTCGATTCCATCCGAAATGGTAGCCAATCTTGGCAACAGCGACGACATCCGGATCGGCGACTGGGCTATCGCGGTGGGCAACCCCTTCGGACTCGACTGGACGGTGACGGTCGGCGTCATTTCGGCGCGAGGCCGCTCGGGGCTAAACATCAGCGGCGAAGGCGGGCCGTCGTATCAGGACTTTATCCAGACCGACGCCTCGATCAACTTTGGCAACTCGGGCGGACCGCTGGTCGATATTCAGGGACGAGTGGTCGGCATCAATACCGCTATCAATGCACAAGGACAGGGCATCGGCTTCGCGATTCCGATCAACCTCGCCCGTAAGGTGATGAACCAGTTGATCGCTTCGGGTGAAGTAAAGCGCGGTTATCTCGGCGTAGTGCCGAACGAACTGGACGATCTGAAACGGGAAGCGCTCGGTGTCGATGCGAAAGTGAAAGGGGTGATGGTAGATGACGTTCAGGTCGGGACGCCTGCCGACAAGGGCGGCCTGAAGGGCGGGGATATCATCATCGCGCTCGACGGCCGGCCGGTGGAGGATGTAACCGACTTCCGATTCCGCATCGCCGATCACCCTCCGGGCGACAACCTCGACATCATCGTCCTGCGAGGCGGCCGGGAAAAGAGTCTGAGCATTAAACTTGCCGACCGGAGGGACTACATTGCCGCAGCAACGCCCCCTGCCTTGCGCGGCGACCGGTACTGGCTCGGCATCGAGGTTGCGCCACTCAAGTCTGACGGCGACGATGAATCCTGGGAACCGGACCAGACCAAAGGAGTCCGCGTTACCGGAGTCCTGGAAGATTCGCCCGCCGACGGCTTGATCGCGCCCGGCGATGTCATTGTCGAAGTAGGTGGAATGGAGATCGCCTCGCTCGAGGACTACAAGGCTGCAGTCGAGAAACTGAAGGAGCGTAAGAAGGCGATTCCGTTCTGGGTCCTGCGCGAGGGGCGTCGAACGTTTGTTCCGGTCCGACCGGGGTAA